In one Streptomyces venezuelae genomic region, the following are encoded:
- a CDS encoding 3-dehydroquinate synthase II, whose amino-acid sequence MSSSPQTALWVDATTLTPGETPDALAYLRSSAASYLVVRHDQLAEWQPIDRLKTALLVGAGDESLAEQIATDERIHMVIARTPADLPVARALAGQRGVGARCEIVDGDTMNEAADLSGEVDVVLAVFADETNIPLELLLAKAQSTRTDVVKQLLNTAEAHTVAGVLESGPAGLMVSAEHLSAVDLVTQVVKEHGQIRKDLVELEVLRAEPIGMGHRGCIDTTTLFGEDEGMIIGSTSSGGILVCAEVHYLPYMKLRPFRVNAGAVHSYVFGAEDTAYISDLEAGERAHAVAADGTFREVGIGRIKTEVRPLRLIEARHGDVTVNVILQDDWHVRVMGGDGKPKNLTDVTPGSTLLGLVTEPGRHVGIKVSEHIDEH is encoded by the coding sequence ATGTCTTCGTCGCCGCAGACAGCGCTCTGGGTGGACGCCACCACCCTCACCCCGGGCGAGACGCCCGACGCCCTGGCCTACCTCCGCTCGTCCGCGGCCTCGTACCTGGTCGTGCGGCACGACCAGCTGGCCGAGTGGCAGCCCATCGACCGTCTCAAGACGGCCCTGCTCGTCGGCGCCGGGGACGAGTCGCTGGCGGAGCAGATAGCCACCGACGAGCGCATCCACATGGTCATCGCCCGCACCCCCGCCGACCTGCCGGTGGCCCGGGCCCTGGCCGGCCAGCGCGGCGTCGGGGCGCGCTGCGAGATCGTCGACGGCGACACGATGAACGAGGCCGCCGACCTCAGCGGCGAGGTCGACGTCGTCCTCGCCGTCTTCGCCGACGAGACCAACATCCCGCTGGAGCTGCTGCTCGCCAAGGCGCAGAGCACCAGGACCGACGTGGTCAAGCAGCTCCTCAACACGGCAGAGGCGCACACCGTGGCGGGCGTGCTGGAGTCGGGTCCGGCCGGGCTCATGGTCTCCGCGGAGCACCTGTCGGCCGTCGACCTGGTCACGCAGGTCGTCAAGGAGCACGGTCAGATCCGCAAGGACCTGGTCGAGCTCGAGGTCCTGCGCGCCGAGCCGATCGGCATGGGCCACCGCGGGTGCATCGACACGACGACCCTGTTCGGCGAGGACGAGGGGATGATCATCGGCTCCACGTCGTCCGGCGGCATCCTGGTCTGCGCCGAGGTGCACTACCTGCCCTACATGAAGCTCCGCCCGTTCCGCGTCAACGCGGGCGCCGTGCACAGTTACGTCTTCGGCGCCGAGGACACCGCGTACATCTCCGACCTCGAGGCCGGCGAGCGCGCGCACGCGGTGGCCGCCGACGGCACCTTCCGCGAGGTCGGCATCGGCCGGATCAAGACCGAGGTGCGTCCGCTGCGGCTGATCGAGGCCCGGCACGGCGACGTCACGGTCAACGTCATCCTCCAGGACGACTGGCACGTCCGCGTCATGGGCGGCGACGGCAAGCCGAAGAACCTGACGGACGTCACCCCGGGCAGCACCCTGCTGGGCCTCGTCACGGAGCCGGGACGCCACGTCGGCATCAAGGTGTCCGAGCACATCGATGAGCACTGA
- a CDS encoding ABC transporter ATP-binding protein: MLEKKVVLRAEDVRREFTSGDTVVEALKGCSLEVSSGELVAIVGKSGSGKSTFANILSGLDRPTSGTVTLMDRDLAELDETEAARMRAREIGFVLQKDNLVPSLTIAENVAAPLVMGGMKLSAALEKARRALDEVGLGHRAEQWPAQVSGGEAQRAAVARACVSEPAIVFADEPTGALDEENGRQVQEIFRKLVLTTGAAGVIITHDLDLAAGADVVVTVADGVVVSTERKA; this comes from the coding sequence ATGTTGGAGAAGAAAGTCGTGCTGCGGGCCGAGGACGTACGACGAGAGTTCACGAGCGGTGACACGGTCGTCGAGGCTCTCAAAGGGTGCAGTCTCGAGGTGAGTTCGGGTGAACTCGTCGCGATCGTGGGCAAGAGCGGCAGCGGCAAGTCGACCTTCGCCAACATCCTCTCCGGCCTCGACCGGCCCACCTCGGGGACCGTCACGCTCATGGACCGCGATCTCGCGGAGCTCGACGAGACGGAAGCGGCCAGGATGCGGGCGCGGGAGATCGGCTTCGTCCTGCAGAAGGACAACCTCGTGCCGTCGCTGACCATCGCGGAGAACGTCGCCGCACCCCTGGTCATGGGCGGCATGAAGCTCAGCGCCGCACTGGAGAAGGCCCGGCGCGCACTGGACGAGGTCGGTCTCGGCCACCGGGCCGAGCAGTGGCCGGCCCAGGTGTCCGGCGGCGAGGCCCAGCGGGCGGCCGTCGCCCGCGCCTGTGTGAGCGAGCCCGCGATCGTCTTCGCCGACGAGCCCACGGGCGCCCTCGACGAGGAGAACGGCCGGCAGGTCCAGGAGATATTCCGCAAGCTCGTGCTTACCACGGGGGCCGCGGGCGTCATCATCACCCACGACCTCGACCTGGCCGCGGGCGCGGACGTGGTCGTCACGGTCGCCGACGGCGTCGTCGTCAGCACCGAGAGGAAGGCGTGA
- a CDS encoding ABC transporter permease, protein MALDPYRLVFRSLGRSWRQRPARMVSAIAAGIGGVLLTTAMLLVSFSVLDAIKGASIGAIRDDVVAVEARAPGGITSDVADRAEQRTGVEASRVSVISTRASRPGQDSDPVIVFGIDQRLADLTDKDLARQIDRTELGADEVFLTEEWADDHGLREGDKVSVTSPEGVQKWRIAALLKGDVANRGAVVIAPQPAVATAFDRGTHSDVLLFDTKGKDRADVEAGLVKAVDGAADVKEPSEVLSGYSKTFRTSLTILGMFAAIAVITAGVVLFLTWRLALDDARTTLARMRLFGVRTRHLTLGSAAVMVPLLLGTYVVGAGLGIWVGTMLSAFTKQITDLTQQAVTPGLPWQWPVVGSFVAVVVMFALAWLSGVRRFTKITAIEAVTGRDQVALVPGGVRKPLLGGLGAVAVGVLLVVFGGAMIKSVSLLFLFIGAALLSMALPVVIGMVMRRGEPGPVRLAAARQLQLAWRRNAALAITFTVAIVASLSMAGVSSSIKDEVAGSVERWTRGELYVQAAEVGHNLQNEKFPLSLEKELHEVDGVDAVTSFTYSSVTHDGRKVQVWNWGKGDSEKLTDLETTKGDPDFVRTLKDDEIVISSNFARTQKLDVGDTMDMPLPSGHREVRVKSVLDDSASDGGMMVAGSGLYRELTASQGVYEYYIGVKDGADVATVQKALERKIGERYPEAVVLDQKGMRDAFAGITARLVSSFEAFAYVMFVLAVLVGGATLASGLVERQRALGLTRLAGATRRMISRQLVLESVVVAAASWLVALPVGILAIPGMIDAQAGQSGLVPPLSVPLVLSVISLPLVILCMLLALALGNPRRANPPLRVLLAQE, encoded by the coding sequence ATGGCGCTCGATCCCTACCGTCTCGTCTTCCGTTCGCTCGGCCGCAGCTGGCGGCAGCGGCCGGCGCGCATGGTGTCCGCGATCGCCGCGGGCATCGGCGGTGTCCTGCTGACGACGGCGATGCTCCTCGTCTCCTTCTCCGTCCTCGACGCCATCAAGGGCGCCTCCATCGGCGCCATCCGCGACGACGTCGTGGCCGTCGAGGCCAGGGCCCCCGGCGGCATCACATCGGACGTCGCGGACCGTGCCGAGCAGCGCACCGGCGTCGAGGCCTCCCGCGTCTCGGTGATCAGCACCCGCGCCTCCCGGCCGGGCCAGGACAGCGACCCGGTCATCGTCTTCGGCATCGACCAGCGCCTCGCCGACCTGACCGACAAGGACCTGGCGCGGCAGATCGACCGCACCGAGCTCGGCGCGGACGAGGTCTTCCTGACCGAGGAGTGGGCCGACGACCACGGCCTGCGCGAGGGCGACAAGGTCTCCGTCACCTCGCCCGAGGGTGTGCAGAAGTGGCGGATCGCGGCCCTGCTCAAGGGCGACGTGGCCAACCGCGGCGCCGTCGTCATCGCGCCGCAGCCGGCCGTCGCCACCGCGTTCGACCGGGGCACCCACAGCGACGTCCTGCTCTTCGACACCAAGGGCAAGGACCGCGCGGACGTCGAGGCCGGTCTGGTCAAGGCCGTCGACGGCGCGGCGGACGTCAAGGAGCCGTCGGAGGTGCTCTCCGGCTACAGCAAGACGTTCCGTACGTCGCTGACGATCCTCGGCATGTTCGCCGCCATCGCCGTCATCACCGCGGGCGTGGTGCTCTTCCTGACCTGGCGCCTCGCCCTCGACGACGCCCGCACGACCCTGGCGCGGATGCGGCTCTTCGGCGTACGGACCCGTCATCTGACGTTGGGCTCCGCCGCCGTGATGGTGCCCCTCCTGCTCGGGACGTACGTCGTCGGCGCGGGCCTCGGCATCTGGGTCGGGACCATGCTCAGCGCGTTCACCAAGCAGATCACGGACCTCACCCAGCAGGCCGTCACGCCGGGGCTGCCCTGGCAGTGGCCCGTCGTCGGATCGTTCGTCGCCGTCGTGGTGATGTTCGCCCTCGCGTGGCTGTCCGGCGTCCGCAGGTTCACGAAGATCACCGCCATCGAGGCGGTCACCGGACGTGACCAGGTCGCGCTGGTGCCCGGCGGCGTGCGCAAGCCGCTGCTCGGCGGGCTCGGCGCCGTGGCCGTGGGCGTACTGCTCGTGGTCTTCGGCGGCGCCATGATCAAGTCGGTCAGCCTGCTGTTCCTGTTCATCGGCGCGGCGTTGCTGAGCATGGCGCTGCCCGTCGTGATCGGCATGGTGATGCGCCGCGGAGAGCCCGGTCCCGTCCGCCTCGCGGCCGCCCGGCAGCTACAGCTCGCCTGGCGGCGCAACGCCGCGCTCGCCATCACCTTCACCGTGGCCATCGTGGCCTCGCTGTCCATGGCCGGCGTCTCCAGCAGCATCAAGGACGAGGTCGCCGGGTCCGTGGAGCGCTGGACCCGCGGCGAGCTCTACGTGCAGGCGGCCGAGGTGGGCCACAACCTGCAGAACGAGAAGTTCCCGCTGTCCCTGGAGAAGGAGCTGCACGAGGTCGACGGCGTGGACGCCGTGACGTCGTTCACCTACTCGAGCGTGACGCACGACGGACGCAAGGTCCAGGTGTGGAACTGGGGCAAGGGCGACTCGGAGAAGCTCACCGACCTGGAGACCACCAAGGGCGACCCGGACTTCGTCCGCACGCTGAAGGACGACGAGATCGTGATCTCGTCGAACTTCGCCCGCACGCAGAAGCTCGACGTCGGCGACACCATGGACATGCCGCTGCCCTCGGGCCACCGCGAGGTGCGGGTGAAGTCGGTGCTCGACGACTCCGCCTCCGACGGCGGCATGATGGTCGCGGGCAGCGGCCTCTACCGTGAACTCACCGCCTCCCAGGGCGTCTACGAGTACTACATCGGCGTCAAGGACGGTGCCGACGTCGCCACGGTGCAGAAGGCACTGGAGCGGAAGATCGGCGAGCGCTACCCCGAGGCGGTCGTGCTCGACCAGAAGGGGATGCGCGACGCCTTCGCGGGCATCACGGCCCGGCTCGTCAGCTCCTTCGAGGCCTTCGCCTACGTCATGTTCGTGCTGGCCGTCCTGGTGGGCGGGGCCACCCTCGCCTCCGGCCTCGTGGAGCGGCAGCGGGCCCTCGGCCTGACCAGGCTCGCCGGCGCCACCCGACGCATGATCAGCCGTCAACTCGTCCTGGAATCGGTGGTGGTCGCGGCCGCGAGCTGGCTCGTGGCGCTGCCGGTCGGCATCCTCGCCATCCCGGGGATGATCGACGCCCAGGCCGGCCAGAGCGGCCTGGTGCCGCCGCTGAGCGTGCCTCTCGTGCTCAGCGTCATCAGCCTTCCGCTGGTGATCCTCTGCATGCTGCTCGCCCTCGCGCTGGGCAACCCCCGCCGCGCCAACCCGCCGTTGCGCGTCCTGCTCGCCCAGGAGTGA
- a CDS encoding succinate dehydrogenase, producing the protein MTLVTRTTSTSTARTVWGSTVGKKAVMAASGLVMIAYLVVHMVANVKIYFGAAGFDAYGHWLRVMGDPVLHREWGLWIARVVLLVSVVAHGVSAYQLSRRDIKARPTQYVHKKPRATYATRTMRWGGVILGLFIVWHILDITTGTVHPGFEEGKPYNNVVDTFSTWYGNVIYITAMLAMGMHVRHGLWSAAQTLGVGSRVRDRSLKAVANGLALVLTVGFVSVPVGVMTGVVS; encoded by the coding sequence ATGACTCTGGTGACTCGTACAACGAGCACGTCGACGGCCCGTACGGTCTGGGGCTCGACGGTAGGCAAGAAGGCGGTCATGGCCGCGAGCGGTCTGGTGATGATCGCTTACCTCGTGGTGCACATGGTGGCCAACGTAAAGATCTACTTCGGCGCGGCCGGCTTCGACGCGTACGGGCACTGGTTGCGAGTCATGGGCGACCCGGTCCTCCACCGTGAGTGGGGTCTGTGGATCGCGCGCGTGGTCCTCCTCGTCTCCGTGGTGGCACACGGCGTCTCCGCTTACCAGTTGAGCCGCCGCGACATCAAGGCGCGCCCCACCCAGTACGTGCACAAGAAGCCGCGCGCGACCTATGCCACGCGCACCATGCGCTGGGGCGGCGTCATCCTCGGCCTCTTCATCGTCTGGCACATCCTGGACATCACGACCGGCACCGTGCACCCGGGCTTCGAGGAGGGCAAGCCGTACAACAACGTGGTGGACACGTTCTCCACCTGGTACGGCAACGTCATCTACATCACCGCGATGCTCGCCATGGGCATGCACGTGCGGCACGGGCTGTGGAGCGCCGCGCAGACGCTGGGCGTCGGCAGCCGGGTCCGCGACCGCTCCCTGAAGGCCGTCGCCAATGGGCTCGCGTTGGTGCTGACGGTCGGTTTCGTTTCTGTTCCCGTGGGTGTCATGACCGGAGTGGTGAGCTAG
- a CDS encoding response regulator transcription factor — MTITAMPPVRALPRTQAVHPAISTRTRFPFHVALDSARHDVSLVYGPQALSPLTIRQDKLALTSLLQRWVRVRAVWDEEALSSPHLESYLSWQAGSGVQIRTTEQTQVTFALLDSRTSVVVQSADSGNGVDGAVTESECAETTGMLHYLFHDLWENASPRRSCGHAPDDRQALDVLLLLARGYTDEQIAASLGVSKRTVSRAVTRVMQELNAQSRFEAGALAARRGWLKGVGTSSRTKL; from the coding sequence ATGACCATCACCGCCATGCCCCCCGTACGGGCCCTGCCCCGTACCCAGGCCGTCCATCCAGCGATCAGCACCCGGACCCGCTTCCCCTTCCACGTCGCCCTCGACTCGGCGCGCCATGACGTGTCGCTGGTGTACGGGCCCCAGGCCCTCAGCCCCTTGACGATCCGTCAGGACAAGCTGGCCCTGACGAGCCTGCTGCAGCGCTGGGTGCGCGTGCGCGCCGTCTGGGACGAGGAGGCGCTCTCATCACCGCACCTCGAGTCCTACCTCTCGTGGCAGGCCGGGTCGGGGGTCCAGATCCGCACCACCGAACAGACCCAGGTGACGTTCGCTCTGCTGGACAGCAGGACCTCGGTCGTGGTCCAGTCCGCCGACTCCGGCAACGGGGTCGACGGCGCCGTCACGGAGTCCGAGTGCGCCGAGACCACCGGAATGCTCCACTACCTCTTCCACGACCTGTGGGAGAACGCCAGCCCGCGACGCTCCTGCGGCCACGCCCCGGACGACCGCCAGGCGCTGGACGTACTCCTGCTGCTCGCCCGCGGATACACCGACGAGCAGATCGCCGCCTCGCTCGGGGTCTCCAAGCGGACCGTGAGCCGCGCCGTCACCAGGGTGATGCAGGAACTCAACGCCCAGAGCCGGTTCGAGGCCGGGGCCCTCGCCGCGCGCCGGGGATGGCTCAAGGGCGTGGGCACGTCGTCCCGTACGAAGCTCTGA
- a CDS encoding succinate dehydrogenase/fumarate reductase iron-sulfur subunit, producing the protein MKLTLRVWRQKNADADGAMSTYQVDGISSDMSFLEMLDTLNETLIVQGEDPVAFDHDCREGICGACSLVINGDAHGPERTTTCQLHMRSFRDGDTIDIEPWRAAAFPVVKDLVVDRSSFDRIIQSGGYISANTGSAPEAHAAPVPKPDADYAFEHAECIGCGACVAACPNGSAMLFTSAKVNHLNVLPQGAPERETRVLDMVAQMDSEGFGGCTLTGECATACPKGIPLFSITGMNKEWLRASRKEKKSAS; encoded by the coding sequence ATGAAGCTCACCCTGCGCGTCTGGCGCCAGAAGAACGCCGACGCCGACGGAGCGATGTCCACCTACCAGGTGGACGGCATCTCCTCCGACATGTCCTTCCTCGAAATGCTCGACACCCTCAACGAGACCCTCATCGTCCAGGGCGAGGACCCCGTCGCCTTCGACCACGACTGCCGCGAAGGCATCTGCGGCGCCTGCTCGCTGGTCATCAACGGCGACGCGCACGGCCCCGAGCGCACCACCACCTGCCAGCTGCACATGCGCTCCTTCCGCGACGGCGACACCATCGACATCGAGCCCTGGCGCGCGGCGGCCTTCCCCGTCGTCAAGGACCTGGTGGTGGACCGCTCCTCCTTCGACCGGATCATCCAGTCCGGCGGCTACATCAGCGCCAACACCGGCTCCGCCCCCGAGGCCCACGCCGCACCGGTGCCCAAGCCGGACGCCGACTACGCCTTCGAACACGCCGAGTGCATCGGCTGCGGCGCCTGCGTGGCGGCCTGCCCCAACGGCTCCGCGATGCTGTTCACCTCCGCCAAGGTCAACCACCTCAACGTCCTGCCACAGGGCGCACCCGAACGCGAGACCCGCGTCCTGGACATGGTCGCCCAGATGGACTCCGAAGGCTTCGGCGGCTGCACCCTCACCGGCGAATGCGCCACCGCCTGCCCCAAGGGCATCCCCCTCTTCTCCATCACCGGCATGAACAAGGAGTGGCTCCGCGCGAGCCGCAAGGAGAAGAAGTCCGCTTCATAG
- a CDS encoding class I fructose-bisphosphate aldolase, producing MIHGKERRMRRLLGADGRSLLIAVDHALTTGGAGGLSRMSDVLGAVVEGGADGVVVHRGSAAHSMPTQRGTAMIVHLSGNTRLSPGGELKTRVCDPESAVALGADAVSVHVTFGGGSQEDRAALADLAKVAADCDRLGLPLLVMTYAAGNYETEPQRAEAVIHAGRAVAELGADIVKTAHPGDEFIAELAASIEVPVVIAGGEAEGSWDAYVASAKDAIGQGVAGLCVGRRVFGSPDVAGAVARLRSVVHGEQAS from the coding sequence ATGATCCATGGAAAAGAGCGCCGGATGCGGCGCCTGCTCGGAGCCGACGGCCGGTCCCTGCTGATCGCCGTCGACCACGCGCTGACGACGGGCGGAGCCGGTGGGCTCTCCCGGATGAGCGACGTCCTCGGCGCAGTGGTCGAGGGAGGAGCCGACGGCGTCGTCGTGCACCGCGGGTCCGCCGCCCACTCCATGCCGACGCAGCGCGGCACGGCCATGATCGTCCACTTGTCCGGCAACACCCGGCTGAGCCCCGGCGGCGAACTGAAGACCCGGGTGTGCGACCCGGAGTCGGCGGTCGCGCTCGGTGCCGACGCGGTCTCCGTGCACGTCACCTTCGGCGGCGGCAGCCAGGAGGACCGGGCGGCCCTCGCCGACCTGGCCAAGGTCGCCGCCGACTGCGACCGGCTCGGTCTCCCCCTGCTCGTCATGACGTACGCGGCGGGGAACTACGAGACGGAGCCGCAGCGAGCGGAGGCCGTGATCCACGCCGGCCGCGCCGTCGCCGAACTGGGCGCGGACATCGTCAAGACCGCCCACCCGGGCGACGAGTTCATCGCCGAGCTCGCGGCCTCCATCGAGGTTCCCGTGGTGATCGCGGGTGGCGAGGCGGAGGGCAGCTGGGACGCGTACGTGGCGTCCGCCAAGGACGCCATCGGCCAGGGTGTGGCCGGGCTCTGCGTGGGCCGCCGGGTGTTCGGCAGCCCCGACGTCGCCGGAGCGGTGGCGCGGCTGCGTTCCGTCGTCCACGGCGAACAGGCCTCCTGA
- a CDS encoding AMP-binding protein, which translates to MRFPRSSDLLFGQLDSAAAEVTLPWGTDHESVAVTVKDGGLPLSELAQASRRLARSAVAAGLKEGDWCVVRLDQPLDIVVAVAGLTAVGVVPVLLSAKLDVASAAAALAPVTVPLHLLIAQRRTAEIPRLALAGGMSLVWEDVVSEPHADAGDQVPPHGIERPADAPYLVTHTSGTTGVPKLAVHTRNSFYQQSVVQARMLRTVRLRGYLAAAISPVHVRTLSGLLSALRLRLSVLLLASEEPDAVAEQLERWRPHYLETHPNTFVRWEELADTGVLSSVRLFLGTFDAMHPPTMERLLAGSRRRMPLFAEVYAQSELGPVAFRMKWRRGGRRESVASELAGHRVGRALPGYSRIRIVDEAGNPLGAQQSGRIQVRSKGFFAGYLNFPEKFEENRADGDWWDSGDWGAKSRFGNLRLLDRQVERLDGAASGIALEDVLLGRLPEAAEIVVLEAHGALVPVVATRTGIAVSSGRWAEAVDGLPELASPRHTSWSALPRTATGKVRRELLRQQLGF; encoded by the coding sequence ATGCGCTTTCCCCGCTCTTCTGACCTGTTGTTCGGCCAACTCGATTCCGCCGCCGCGGAGGTCACCCTTCCCTGGGGCACGGACCACGAGTCGGTCGCGGTCACCGTCAAGGACGGCGGGCTCCCCCTCTCCGAACTCGCCCAGGCGTCCCGCCGGTTGGCACGGTCCGCCGTCGCCGCCGGGCTGAAGGAAGGCGACTGGTGCGTGGTGCGGCTCGACCAGCCGCTCGACATCGTGGTCGCGGTGGCCGGCCTCACGGCCGTGGGCGTGGTCCCGGTGCTGCTCAGCGCCAAGCTCGACGTGGCATCGGCCGCCGCGGCCCTCGCACCCGTCACCGTGCCGCTGCACCTGCTCATCGCCCAGCGGCGCACGGCGGAGATACCCCGCCTCGCGCTCGCCGGCGGAATGAGCCTGGTGTGGGAGGACGTCGTGTCCGAGCCGCACGCCGACGCCGGGGACCAGGTGCCCCCGCACGGCATCGAGCGCCCCGCGGACGCCCCGTACCTGGTCACGCACACCTCGGGCACCACCGGTGTGCCCAAGCTCGCGGTGCACACCCGCAACAGCTTCTACCAGCAGTCCGTCGTGCAGGCCCGCATGCTGCGCACGGTGCGTCTGCGGGGGTACCTCGCGGCCGCCATCTCCCCCGTGCACGTACGCACACTGTCCGGCCTGCTCAGCGCGTTGCGCCTCAGGCTCTCCGTCCTGCTGCTCGCCTCCGAGGAGCCCGACGCCGTGGCCGAGCAGCTGGAGCGCTGGCGTCCGCACTACCTGGAGACACACCCCAACACGTTCGTCCGCTGGGAGGAGCTCGCCGACACCGGAGTGCTGTCCTCGGTCCGGCTGTTCCTCGGGACGTTCGACGCCATGCACCCCCCGACGATGGAGCGGCTGCTCGCGGGATCGCGCCGCAGAATGCCGCTCTTCGCCGAGGTGTACGCGCAGTCCGAACTCGGCCCCGTCGCCTTCAGGATGAAATGGAGACGGGGCGGCAGAAGAGAATCCGTCGCCTCCGAACTGGCCGGACACCGCGTCGGCAGAGCCCTTCCCGGATACAGCCGGATCCGGATCGTGGACGAGGCGGGAAATCCGCTGGGAGCGCAGCAGTCGGGGCGCATTCAAGTGCGGTCCAAAGGATTCTTCGCCGGTTATCTGAACTTCCCGGAGAAATTCGAGGAGAACCGGGCGGACGGCGACTGGTGGGATTCCGGGGACTGGGGCGCCAAGTCCCGCTTCGGGAACCTCCGGCTGCTCGACCGCCAGGTGGAACGCCTGGACGGGGCGGCCAGCGGCATCGCCCTGGAGGACGTCCTGCTGGGCCGCCTCCCGGAGGCCGCGGAGATCGTCGTCCTGGAGGCGCACGGCGCGCTGGTGCCCGTCGTGGCCACCCGCACCGGGATCGCGGTGTCGTCCGGTCGCTGGGCGGAGGCGGTCGACGGACTGCCCGAACTGGCGTCGCCGCGGCACACGTCCTGGAGCGCGCTGCCCAGGACCGCCACCGGCAAGGTCAGGCGCGAACTCCTGCGTCAGCAGCTGGGGTTCTAG
- a CDS encoding fumarate reductase/succinate dehydrogenase flavoprotein subunit, whose amino-acid sequence MSAFAEYVTGEPVVDAKAPAGPIAERWDTRRFEAKLVNPANRRKHTVIVVGTGLAGGSAGATLAEQGYHVVQFCYQDSPRRAHSIAAQGGINAAKNYRNDGDSVHRLFYDTVKGGDFRARESNVHRLAQISVEIIDQCVAQGVPFAREYGGLLDTRSFGGVQVSRTFYARGQTGQQLLLGAYQALSRQIAAGNVELHPRTEMLDVIVVDGRARGIVARDLVTGKIETYFADAVVLASGGYGNVFYLSTNAMNSNATAVWRAHRRGAYFANPCFTQIHPTCIPRTGDHQSKLTLMSESLRNDGRIWVPRAKGDDRPANEIPEAERDYYLERIYPSFGNLVPRDIASRAAKNVCDEGRGVGPGGQGVYLDFADAIKRMGRKAVEAKYGNLFDMYARITDEDPYSTPMRIYPAVHYTMGGLWVDYDLQTTVPGLFAVGEANFSDHGANRLGASALMQGLADGYFVLPSTINDYLARNPHTDEVTSDHPVVREVLDETEDRLAKLLAVDGDRTPDSFHRELGEVMWEFCGMARTEAGLRKALERIPQIRQEFWRRIKVPGTGEEFNQSLEKANRIVDYLELAELMCLDALHRAESCGGHFREESQTPDGEAARVDEEFSYAAAWEFTDTGTAPVLHKEDLLFEYVHPTQRSYA is encoded by the coding sequence ATGAGTGCCTTTGCCGAGTATGTGACTGGTGAGCCGGTCGTGGATGCCAAGGCTCCTGCCGGGCCGATCGCCGAGCGGTGGGACACTCGCCGTTTCGAGGCGAAGCTGGTCAACCCGGCCAACCGGCGCAAGCACACGGTGATCGTGGTCGGCACCGGTCTGGCGGGCGGGTCGGCCGGGGCGACGCTGGCCGAACAGGGCTATCACGTGGTGCAGTTCTGCTATCAGGACTCCCCGCGCCGGGCGCACTCGATCGCCGCGCAGGGCGGCATCAACGCGGCGAAGAACTACCGCAACGACGGTGACTCGGTGCACCGGCTGTTCTACGACACCGTCAAGGGCGGCGACTTCCGCGCCCGGGAGTCCAACGTGCACCGCTTGGCGCAGATCTCCGTGGAGATCATCGATCAGTGCGTGGCGCAGGGTGTGCCCTTCGCCCGCGAGTACGGCGGCCTGCTCGACACCCGCTCCTTCGGCGGCGTCCAGGTGTCGCGGACGTTTTATGCCCGCGGGCAGACGGGCCAGCAGTTGCTGCTGGGGGCCTATCAGGCGCTGTCGCGGCAGATCGCGGCGGGGAATGTGGAGTTGCATCCGCGCACCGAGATGCTGGATGTGATCGTCGTTGACGGGCGGGCGCGCGGCATCGTGGCCCGGGATCTGGTCACGGGGAAGATCGAGACGTATTTCGCGGACGCGGTGGTGCTGGCCTCGGGCGGTTACGGCAACGTCTTCTACCTGTCGACCAACGCGATGAACTCCAACGCGACCGCGGTGTGGCGGGCGCACCGGCGCGGCGCGTACTTCGCCAATCCGTGCTTCACCCAGATCCACCCGACCTGCATTCCGCGTACCGGTGATCACCAGTCCAAGCTGACGCTGATGAGTGAGTCGCTGCGCAACGACGGCCGGATCTGGGTGCCCAGGGCCAAGGGTGATGACCGGCCGGCCAACGAGATCCCCGAGGCCGAGCGCGACTACTACCTGGAGCGCATCTACCCCTCCTTCGGCAACCTGGTGCCCCGTGACATCGCCTCGCGCGCGGCGAAGAACGTGTGCGACGAGGGCCGCGGGGTGGGCCCGGGCGGGCAGGGCGTCTACCTCGACTTCGCCGACGCGATCAAGCGGATGGGCCGCAAGGCGGTCGAGGCCAAGTACGGCAACCTCTTCGACATGTACGCGCGGATCACCGACGAGGACCCGTACAGCACGCCGATGCGGATCTATCCCGCCGTGCACTACACGATGGGCGGCCTGTGGGTGGATTACGACCTGCAGACCACCGTGCCGGGCCTGTTCGCGGTCGGCGAGGCCAACTTCTCCGACCACGGCGCCAACCGGCTCGGCGCGAGCGCGCTGATGCAGGGCCTGGCCGACGGCTACTTCGTGCTGCCCTCCACCATCAACGACTACCTCGCCCGCAACCCCCACACCGACGAGGTGACCTCCGATCACCCCGTGGTCCGCGAGGTGCTGGACGAGACCGAGGACCGGCTGGCCAAACTCCTGGCCGTGGACGGTGACCGTACTCCGGACTCCTTCCACCGGGAGCTGGGGGAGGTGATGTGGGAGTTCTGCGGGATGGCGCGCACCGAGGCGGGGCTGCGCAAGGCGCTGGAGCGGATCCCGCAGATCCGCCAGGAGTTCTGGCGGCGCATCAAGGTGCCCGGCACGGGTGAGGAGTTCAACCAGTCGCTGGAGAAGGCCAACCGCATCGTCGACTACCTCGAACTCGCCGAGCTGATGTGCCTGGACGCGCTGCACCGCGCCGAGTCCTGCGGCGGCCACTTCCGCGAGGAGTCCCAGACTCCCGACGGGGAGGCGGCCCGCGTGGACGAGGAGTTCTCCTACGCCGCGGCCTGGGAGTTCACCGACACCGGCACCGCCCCCGTCCTGCACAAGGAAGACCTCCTCTTCGAGTACGTCCACCCCACCCAGCGGAGCTACGCATGA